The genomic region CATCCGTTTAACTGTGGTATCTGTGCTGTGAGACACGTCAGCGGGCCCAGCGCACACAAGATGGAGTCCAGAAGTACAGACAGACTCCCGGACACGGCAACCATCCCctaacacacagaaacagtcaCATGACTCACTTTACTTTTTCCACCgcaaagtaataaaacattGTCTATTTTTTAGATTTGATTTTTCTGAGTCTACTAATATGCTGTCTTTAGTGTGATCCACTGGTTTAGAGGATATATGTTAAATCCACTGCACACACTTGCATGTTGAAGCTTACCTCTGTTTCCTGTAGCCGGTGTCCAATCAGGGACAGGGACTCTCCGAGCAGCTGCAGGTGAGCTGCTGCATCGATGGGATCAACATCTGGGACTCGTGCAGGGGACAGAGACAAAGTGCCAGGCGCTCTGTTCGGTGACACCATCCCTGTTGCCGTTCCTACAACTTTCATCACCAAACACAGTTTAAAGACAGTTATGAGAACAGGACAGGACTGCAGCTATGGATTATCTTTGTAGTGAAGTATTCTATCAAATGATCCATCGATTAATTGAGTAGTGACATTACTAAATGtataaaaagggaaaataagaCAGGTTTCTTAAAAGGgcactgtgtaggaatttctcccatctagtgttgagatTATATTTTGCATTCAAACAAATAGCACAATCTAGCGCCTCATTGTTTCAAACGCTTATTGCAACAgcggtagctgctgtgtaccaaaaagctatgataatatgattgatgaaaccatgtcatccgatacttgatggagtattcattcaggctcctacacagacacacgccacgcgagttgacaaaccccctcctcaccatgctggctgcccctgttggggcgggtgtaaatcgaaacaaaccaatcacgacttgtcttttgacaactgacaagtggctcaacctcacacacctcatccctctcctggCAACACTGcgtcgctaacagctgttagcaacCAGCGCCGCTAATAGCACTAGCAgtggctaacagctgttagcggcgctggtcgctaacagctgttagccgctgttaggtgtgattctccttcagcagctctctccacctgggaaaggctacccggatgttgaccctcgttttttgaaatcgtcggtcacgttgcctttttgccttttttcaaatgcaccgGCACCTGTGACtagcctgcttgctgctgcttttcgtcACTCTACCTGCAGTCGTAAACCGGAAACCGacaagtgaaaacacaaaaggcGATTCCTATTTCTCAAGTATGTCCCTGTACgtacctgtattttcaagatggcacACGTACATGATGAGACACCGGTCACAATGTATACGTAATTGAGAATTTTGGAgctgatggaggtaaatacacatgtgctaggacacacttttgactgcaaaatttgtttgtctcaaagaacaactgaaattgttacacacAGTGCCTTTAAATGAACTACAAACTAGGGCTGCAGCGATACaccagtttcaaggtataccatgatataaaagctgatggttatcataccgtgcacatttgcttatctacaaaactgaaaaaatacaaCTGGACGTTCAGTCTCACCTTTattatagttattattattatattattatattataggAGAGAGTTTTTACACgtacttccattaacaaaatagtttcaattaaagtaataaaacatttgattaGCCGaaaataacccttctgttttcattccttaaGGTTAGACAATTatcgtaccatgaaaatctcataccgctGCAACCCTGCTACTAACTGGTTCCTTTTTTAGAACAATCAAAATTTCATTGCTTAAATTCCAAAAGTGGAAATAGATGTTTGGGGTCATCTGTACCGCCAATTTTCCCCCTCATGaccttttgacattttagggaaAATGTCAGTATGACTGCTGTGAATGAAAGTAGTAAAATTGCAGGGCCAAGCATGTATAAGGTTAGATGAGCCTGAGGAAAGACGCTTTAACACTGAGCGAACCAACCTATCAGGTGACTCTGCTCATGACTTATTTGAATCCACAACTTGTTCATGGTTTAAACGCATTTTTCTGATTTAagcaggaaacaaaaacaacactgtcTCGTTAtctttttgaaaattaaaaacaagaacactGGCACCACAGAGAAACAGCTCCTCATTCCTGAAAATACTAAGAGACGTCCTCCATACACatacttcttcttctgttgttctGTTTTATGGCAGTGGGCAGATATTAGTGTTGCATTACCACCATCTGCTGGACTGTCTCTTGCCCCATTCATTCTGTCATGTCATGTTCCTGATTGTAGCGCATGTGTGAATCGTGAAAATCACTGGCTGAAAGCTTATCCCGCTAATTTACAGGGAACTGAGTGTGAAACAGGCTGAAGATACCTTTGCTTTTGCCCTCGGTGGCGCTCTTGTGTTTGACTGTGGTGGCTTCAGCTTTGTTCAGTTTGTGCTGCAGATACTGAGCCTTCTGCCTCCAAACCTGCACACAGCAAACAGAGGACATTCAGTGAACCTCCACAGCTGCAGAAGAACATAATCAAAAGCTTTTCCAATATTAATTACAAATGAGAAAAACGTACCAGTTTGTCTTTCTCAGGCATCCCCTTCCACACCTCCGCTAACTTTTTACTTAGCTCACCAAAGACTGCAGATCAGACATAACAACATATGActcattaaaatgtgtattttagtGATATTTAAAAGGACAATATGTAAACCAGTGTCAGTACCCACCTAGTCCCGGCTGTTCTGCATTAATGTTGACCCTGTACTCCTTACAAAACACCTGATAGGCTGTTGTGATCGACTTCTTCTTGGGctgagagaggacagagaaaagttgcaaGACACGGACAATGAAGttctgttataataaagttaaataaaataatgttacaATGAAGTTAAATAAGGAGGTTCAGTGGGGTTGTAGATTTCTTGAAAACCATTATTTGAGATTTTTGGCGTTCAGAGCTAATTTATCAGATTTACCTACCAACCCTGCAGAAAGACGACTGAACAGCATCTCACCTTATCTTTATCCTTCTTGTGCTTTCCCCGatctttgtcttctttcttcttcttcttctccgcCACTCCATCGTTGCCTTGATGGTGGTGCGGAGGGACGGGAGTGCCCATGGCATACATTGGACCGACGGCGCTGTGAGTGACGGTGGGATGGGAGTGACTGTGGTCCCTCGATGAGTCTGAACAATGTCATACAAAGATAAAGAGACAGGTGTTGATACAACTGCAGTACAGACGTCATTAAAAAATCTGTTCACATAAACAAACCACACAGCAGTTTTATGGACAACTACAACATACTTGTTAATATTTAACTAACGATAAACTCACCTCCGAATCCTTTACTGTGCTTCTTGTCCTTCCCACTCTTCtccttgtctctgtctttttctttgtccttcttcttcttgctttttttgctcttcttcttctttttggacAGGTGCGTGTATGAATCATCTATAACCAGTTCACCAGCCTCCAGTTCACCTCCAGATGAAGAGCTATCGTCTCCCATACCACCTCCATAGTGACCTACACAACACAGAACACAGCTTTGAATATTAGTAAACAAAATCAGAATTACCGCCTCACGGCTCGGTGCCTCCATGAGCCAGTCAAGTTACAGCTTTCATACAcatctgtccagactcatgaGACATATAGTGAAGACTTTAAAGGAATTTAATAGAACGTATTAAGTGTATGTACTTGTATGATTCCAGTAAATAATGTCCAGTGAGAAACACGCTGTCTTCACTTAGAGACTATTTTTACaggagtacagagaactgatAGAGCTTTGTCACATGGAGCAACGACAATCACGTGAAGCTCAATATCAGCAGATACAGTGAGCTCGTTGTGGACTACCAGAGGAACAGGACAGGACACAAAGTTGTGGCCATGACAGCAGACAAAGCTTCAAATATAAATGTCAcagcaaagaagctacaaaatcTAAAACACGGAAGCTTCACAggcagaagatctatacaatcagcacagtttaaatgtggacacaaacagaaagataACTTAGGTTTATCTTACCTTCCACCTCCACCTCTTTCCCCACTACAGGCAGCGGATCTCGACTCTGCTGTATCTTCTTCTTGGGCGACTTTGAGAGCTGCATCCTGTCTCtgtccttctctttctttccgCCTGATTTGGATGAATGTGGCGTGAACGGGAAgctttctccttcctctttctctggcGACATGATGAGCTTCATCTTCAGCCCGTCGGCCTCACGTAACGTCAGGGGTTCCTCTTTGGGAGCTCCACCGTGGAACAGAGACGACTTTGAGGACGAGGAGGAGTGCTTCTTGGAGGAAGATGACGATGATGACACGGGGCGGGAGTGGGAGAAGGAGTGGCTCCCTTTACTTccgctgccgctgctgctctCGCGTTTGCGGTCCTTGGAGGAGTGTGAGGAGAAGGGCGGGTAGGAGGGTTTCTTGTGCAAGTGGGGGCTGGGGTCAGAACCCGTGGCCAGTGGCGAGGTGATGGCCTGCAGGAGGCCCATCGCTGTGTCTGTTGGGTGGGAGGATGAGGGCGATGAGAGAGTAGGGGAGCGGTCTGCGGATTTGTGCCTCTTCTTGTGGGGAGGTGGACCTGAACCATCGTGGTCTGGACAATAAAGGACAAGAAGAAAATAGTTAATACAGTGACAGTCAGTAAAATTAAAAGATGATTACGATATATCAACCTCTCACCTCGGTAATAGTAGTCATCACtatgtttcttcttctttttgtgcGAGTCAGATCCAAGCATGAACAGCTCTGAATCCTGATTGGAATAACACATCAGTTTTCCATTTACAGTTTCATACATATGTTCAAATGTTTAGTTACACCATAACTAATGTCAAGCAAGATAAAGCAgcgaaaatattctaaatacagcGTACACTTAAAATGATATCAATttctttaggtggctaaaacagCAGTGCATCATTTAGCTTCCATGTCggcactcctgcctgcttctccaaaccggGGGCGTGCAAACTGACATCCACTGTAGGTaaaacactgactatggataagtgcctgattgtaaaacaaaagatctaaactatccctttaaatgctTTCTGTGACATTTAACCCTGAGGTGAGGTTACTGTGGACGGACAACTTACCTTGGGCCTCTTCTTGGAAGATTTTCGGACCTGAGCAGcgatctcctcttc from Epinephelus moara isolate mb chromosome 18, YSFRI_EMoa_1.0, whole genome shotgun sequence harbors:
- the hmgxb4a gene encoding HMG domain-containing protein 4a, whose translation is MAFEEIKNKGGMEMGMDGERGLVAGRSQREKRRSYKDLLREEEEIAAQVRKSSKKRPKDSELFMLGSDSHKKKKKHSDDYYYRDHDGSGPPPHKKRHKSADRSPTLSSPSSSHPTDTAMGLLQAITSPLATGSDPSPHLHKKPSYPPFSSHSSKDRKRESSSGSGSKGSHSFSHSRPVSSSSSSSKKHSSSSSKSSLFHGGAPKEEPLTLREADGLKMKLIMSPEKEEGESFPFTPHSSKSGGKKEKDRDRMQLSKSPKKKIQQSRDPLPVVGKEVEVEGHYGGGMGDDSSSSGGELEAGELVIDDSYTHLSKKKKKSKKSKKKKDKEKDRDKEKSGKDKKHSKGFGDSSRDHSHSHPTVTHSAVGPMYAMGTPVPPHHHQGNDGVAEKKKKKEDKDRGKHKKDKDKPKKKSITTAYQVFCKEYRVNINAEQPGLVFGELSKKLAEVWKGMPEKDKLVWRQKAQYLQHKLNKAEATTVKHKSATEGKSKVVGTATGMVSPNRAPGTLSLSPARVPDVDPIDAAAHLQLLGESLSLIGHRLQETEGMVAVSGSLSVLLDSILCALGPLTCLTAQIPQLNGCPRNVLSNTLDNIAYIMPGL